Genomic DNA from Polyodon spathula isolate WHYD16114869_AA chromosome 8, ASM1765450v1, whole genome shotgun sequence:
ttacattaaaatcatttgtttaaaatttttcatttcatttaaataaattgtttttttattattttccaaaaatacctaacacattttttaattgcttaaaaAGTTTCTTATTTTGATGAAACTGtgaatgggcttttttttttttttttaataagattatGAGGCATGGATATAATTCAATGGGATATATGTTTCTGGGAATATCATTCTTCTTTTACATACTGGTTTTTAAACATGCCCCCTAGGAGAGAGGTGTTGCCATATACCTAAATCCCAGAAAGCATGCTCTTgtggtataaatatatatatatttaaacaacttTCTCACAACTTTTGCACTTCctgatttttaattaacaaaatctAAGCTTATTAACTGGCAATAATAGGCTATGATAAAACAATGACCTAAAGTCGTGTGCACTGTGGATCTTGGTTCAATTCCCAAGTataattgtttataattgttGTTTTCAATTAGGTTGGTACTGGGGTAATCTGACAGCCAATGAAGCCAAAGAGATATTGCAGGACACCACTGAGGGAACCTTCCTAGTCAGGGACAGCTCGCAGCAGGACTACCTGTTCACCATTTCTGCAAAAACTTCAGTGGGACCAACCAACTTGCGCATCGAGTACAGAGATGGCAAGTTCAGGCTGGACTCTGTTTTGTTCATCAAACCCAGACTCAAGCAGTTTGACACTGTGGTGCCTCTTGTAGAACATTATGTATATCTGTCCCGGATTTCTAAAAGCTCGGAGTCGGCATCACCACTCAACGGCACAGTGCAGCTCTTGTTGACCAAGCCTATTTATGCTTCAGCTCCATCTCTGCAGCATCTCTGCAGAATCTCCATTAACAAGGCTACCAAGAGTATAGAGGAACTGCCTTTACCAAACAGGATTAAAAATTACTTGACAGAGTACACCTATCATGTGTGAGAGCTGTGTtccagtacagtatgtgtaataaGAATAGCATCTAACACATAAACCACTTTTTTGTGCTTAATTACTCAGACTTGACATTGtgacccatttttgcccagtaaTAAATGCACTTAAAATAAGTATGCAATTCGCAAAATAGAAAAGatgaaaaaattaagaaatattttctagagctaaaatgtatttcatttttttaactaatactttttaaaccaaatataaaaaaaaagttttttttttcatccttctGATGTTTCTGTTTTGTGGTTTGTTGACTAGAGCGATAGCTCTGCTGAGTCAGTGGAGAAATTACAGCCGCTACCATGCTTGCTATGAACATTTTACTAATTCGTTTTTACAATTGTAAAGGCTGTACCAGATTACTGGATGTATTTAGATGGTATATTTTCCCTctgctaaccccccccccccctcccccttttgtGTGCCTGAGTTGTGCCAACTGCTAATTCCAattaatgttaatttgttaatttgttttaatgaaattcaGTATGAGTAAAAGGGTGTGTGTTGAAATAGGTTATGTTGGGGGAAAAAGTGACATTTCCCCAAGCACAAATACATTGCAGTTCTGTGGTTGGCAGATGAGAATGCAATTTGGTTTCTTAATGAATCATgtgaataatgatttaaaaaaaaaaaatactgcatggtatTAATGTGTTAGTCTCTTAAAAGAGGCAGTCGAGAGGCATTGTATTGAGGTTATAAAAAGTTAAACGGTGGGGTCGAGGCTGGGGGTGCTAAATGCATATTTTCTTTACCAAATATTTTGCTAAAAATACAGTCTCTCGTTGGTGGTAACTTTTATCCTGTACAGTTCTCCTGTACagtgcactttttaaaaacagtatcttGATGTTGTATACCTTactattttattactgtatgtgaTTATAGATGTACAAGTTTGAAATAAATGATCATTACTAGAGACATTGTAGATTTGttgattttcttaaaaaaaaaaaaaaaaaaaaaagcgcatggCTTGATTTCTGTGTAGTGTGATGACAGATGCACCTTGTTTCTGTCATAGAACATCACTCCTCAGTGTTCAAGTATGGATACTAAACTAGGGCTGGACATGTACTTTATGTTTGTGTTGGTTTGGGGCATTTCCGTGTTCAAATACCATGCTGTTACTGTCTCTTCATTGTCAATATGCCAATTTCTCACTTTTTATGTCCTTCTGGGCAGGCACAAAACCACTAATCTCTGTCTTGTATACAATCGGTAAAAGAGAGAGCAGAATACTTTCCAACCACAGCATTGAAAGATTAAGTACAACAGTAGAACAtaagttcatgtattttacaaGTTTGTGTAGTCAAAAATCCCTTGAGACCTGCTTAGAAGAAAAGTGATACGGATTCTGGATTCACAATTGTCAGCTGATTGTATCTAACAGACAAATTTAGATTTTAACTAGTTTAACTAATTTGTGCATTTTCTATGGTTTCTTTGTTTGTAACCAGACATTTTTAACACAGTGGCTTTTGTTGGTAAGATGCGTTGGAGTTTAGATTGGTCTACAGCTTAACCTTTTTTAATGATGCGTTTAATACCAGTAAATTATGTTTAAGATGTTACTAGTAAACTCATTTTAAAGTCTTTAACATATTAATCATGTGAAACTGAAATTCAATACACAACCAGGGCTGAATGATTAATGAGATTTGTTTACCCTGCTGTTTGCATTTTGTGAGTTGTTCCAGATTGGACCTAaaataccacttttttttttttttttttaatgctaaatggATTACATTAATGTGATATCTGTAATAATTGAACTGCAATTGGTTGCATTGTATGACAGTGTCTTATTCTATATTTTACAGCTGGATTCTCTGTTTTTGAATTAGGCACACttattcttttattaaatgcaacTGACATACGATGACTGGTATGCCTTTTTCCAGTcattagttttattatttcaaaaacaTGGTAGTTGTGGTaaagcagtacattttatttaaaaaaaaaaaaaaaagcactaatcGAATTGTGTTTTTATCATGGATTTATCACCATTccaatttataattgtttttttttattaaatgattttcCCACATTCTTGCAAGAatacaagaagcatttggaagaTTCTTTTTGGAAGTATCAGCTAAAAGGACAAGTACCAATACTTAAAACTGGATTAATTTATTACATGTATGCATTGTTAAACTTGTATTgccttttgttattgttttcattcaCCCCTGTATAAAGCTATTCTATTTTTGCTTAGAAATTGTATCTGTTTGGTGTCCTTTACATTGTATCATCTTACTTAACTGGTGTCCCTTCAATTGCATTACTCCAATTCAGCTTTGTATTAGCTCATCAATGCATATATGCATTTCAGCCTTAATTATTCAAACTGGCATCAATCGTAAACCAACCATTACATTTGACTAAATGattccttctttctttctgttcCACTATACAAATCCTGTATCGTTCTGGACCGCAAGACAAAAGTGGAGTGCCAACATAAATCAGGAGTCTTTTTGGGCAGGGCAAGCTGGATTTCGTTTAATTTTGGGTCTCAAATTAAGGACACGTCATATGCATAGCTGATAGGAAGCTTATTATGTATTGCTAGAGTGAGGGAGCTATGGCTGACTTTTTTAAGGTGGTATTTTCATgagttttcaatacattttctttgaatatCTTTGGATTCCTTTGGATTccattcagtatttatttttcatgttaaaTCAGCAAGCAACAGGCTTTATTTGCACTACATATATAAAACTGATTAAACAACCTAAGgttaaagaacactgtcttttaTACCTTATCCTCACTACACACATAATGATCAATGTGCACTGAAACCACATGATTGTTAGTCTTTGGGATACAACTAAATTAAGATTAGAGCTAGCTGCTGCTTCCTATAGAATATAGTAAAATTGCAGTAACATTTTGGAATATTGATTGATAACAAGAGGATCATTTAGCCAAAGAAGTCTGCAGAGAATATTGTGTGTTGATCTGCTGTTATGTTTTGACAGATTGTTTGACACTTCAGTTTTGCATTACTCATGTAAATGTtgcagtattgatttatttatcatCTTAGAAAGGTGTCAAAAGAAGCCAATTGACATTTTAAGACATATACTTACACACATTATGACTATACACTTGCTCACACATGATGCATCCTATGCAACATTTCTCTTCAGTATCTTACCCGTTTTGATTACCAGAACAATAGtgataaaaacatgtatttgtaacaTCTTTGGGGAAAGCTTGCTGTTCATTAAAAAGATTTGTCATGCATGACATTCCCCTGTGAAAGGCTGAGAAA
This window encodes:
- the LOC121319817 gene encoding suppressor of cytokine signaling 2-like isoform X3, translated to MSVFVGCKKWILGSFQMTGLSSDSTETIANEARSETESRAVDSDQIRIAVATGELKRAGWYWGNLTANEAKEILQDTTEGTFLVRDSSQQDYLFTISAKTSVGPTNLRIEYRDGKFRLDSVLFIKPRLKQFDTVVPLVEHYVYLSRISKSSESASPLNGTVQLLLTKPIYASAPSLQHLCRISINKATKSIEELPLPNRIKNYLTEYTYHV
- the LOC121319817 gene encoding suppressor of cytokine signaling 2-like isoform X1; the encoded protein is MPCQHFLNNLISYGKLFSSLTKYNKTTLWQWLTGLHLTLLGLEYTYGRSERPGGREVQLWWIVLKELPQTRLLSKDIHTSIMSVFVGCKKWILGSFQMTGLSSDSTETIANEARSETESRAVDSDQIRIAVATGELKRAGWYWGNLTANEAKEILQDTTEGTFLVRDSSQQDYLFTISAKTSVGPTNLRIEYRDGKFRLDSVLFIKPRLKQFDTVVPLVEHYVYLSRISKSSESASPLNGTVQLLLTKPIYASAPSLQHLCRISINKATKSIEELPLPNRIKNYLTEYTYHV
- the LOC121319817 gene encoding suppressor of cytokine signaling 2-like isoform X2, with the translated sequence MTGGREVQLWWIVLKELPQTRLLSKDIHTSIMSVFVGCKKWILGSFQMTGLSSDSTETIANEARSETESRAVDSDQIRIAVATGELKRAGWYWGNLTANEAKEILQDTTEGTFLVRDSSQQDYLFTISAKTSVGPTNLRIEYRDGKFRLDSVLFIKPRLKQFDTVVPLVEHYVYLSRISKSSESASPLNGTVQLLLTKPIYASAPSLQHLCRISINKATKSIEELPLPNRIKNYLTEYTYHV